A stretch of the Arachis stenosperma cultivar V10309 chromosome 6, arast.V10309.gnm1.PFL2, whole genome shotgun sequence genome encodes the following:
- the LOC130935167 gene encoding trafficking protein particle complex II-specific subunit 120 homolog has translation MEPEVSIEGSAMIQVAVLPIGPVPPNSLRDYYSMLLPLHTIPLSAIRSFYTEHQKSPFANQPWDSGFIRFKFVLGGNSPSPWEDFQSHRKTLAVVGLCHCPSSPDLDSVIDQFNASCRSYSSSLVHRCFAFCPNDSQLEEGGRQGGNLRLFPPADRPTLEFHLHTMMQEIAASLLMEFEKWVLQAESSGTILKTPLDSQAGLSSEEVIKAKKRRLGRAQKTIGDYCLLAGSPVDANAHYSTALELCRLTGDYFWYAGALEGSVCALLIDRMGQKDSVVEEEVRYRYNSVILNYKKSQDNTQRVSPITFELEATLKLARFLCRRELAKEVVELLTTAADGAKSLIDASDRLVLYIEIARLYGNLGYQRKAAFFSRQVAQLYLQQENRLAAISAMQVLAMTTKAYHVQSRSSISDHSQKNKGNGDGGKTYHQSAVSLFESQWSTLQMVVLREILLSAVRAGDPLTAWSAAARLLRHYYPLITPAGQNGLANALSNSADRLPPGTRCADPALPFIRLHSFPLLPIQMDIVKRNPSRPDWWAGSAPSGPFIYTPFSKGDPINVKKQELIWVVGEPIQVMVELANPCGFDLRVDSIYLSVHSGNLDAFPMSVKLLPNSSKVITLSGIPTSVGPVTIPGCIVHCFGVITEHLFKEVDNLLLGATQGLVLSDPFRSCGSPKLKNVTVPNISVVPPLPLLISRVVGGDGAIILYEGEIRDIWISLANAGTVAIEQAHISLSGKNQDSVISYSSETLKSCLPLKPGAEVTIRVTLRAWQVGSVDVDAGAGKAVSGSNVRHIKDGSSPSLMIHYAGPLQTTGDTPANASTVPPGRRLVVPLQICVLQGLSFVKAQLLSMEFPAHVGENLPKVDDLDSTGHFDSTTNMDKLVKINPSRGSWGLRFLELELSNPTDIAFEINVSIKLDKSSNEGNHSADQDAAEHSYPKTRIDRDCSARVLVPLKHFKLPVLDDSFFMRDNQADGRSTPFSQKNTKAELNACIKSLISRIKVRWHSGRNSSGELNIKDAIQAALQTSIMDVLLPDPLTFMFRLTGHDVESEKPDPDKESNIVESSVSRGSVIAHEMTPMEVLVRNNTKDMIKINFNITCRDVAGENCVDGTKATVLWTGVLSDISVEIPPLQQIKHSFCLHFLVPGEYTLLAAAVIDNPSDILRARAKATSPSEPIFCRGPPYHVRVHGTA, from the exons ATGGAACCGGAAGTGAGCATCGAGGGCTCCGCCATGATCCAGGTGGCGGTTCTCCCCATCGGTCCGGTCCCCCCTAACTCCCTGCGCGACTATTATTCCATGCTCCTGCCACTCCACACGATCCCTCTCTCCGCAATCAGATCCTTCTACACCGAGCACCAGAAATCCCCCTTCGCTAACCAGCCATGGGACTCCGGTTTCATTCGCTTCAAATTCGTTCTCGGCGGCAACTCTCCGTCTCCGTGGGAGGACTTTCAGTCACACCGCAAGACCCTCGCCGTCGTCGGACTCTGCCATTGCCCTTCCTCCCCTGATCTCGACTCAGTCATTGATCAATTCAACGCTTCCTGTAGGTCCTActcttcttcccttgtgcatcGTTGCTTCGCCTTCTGCCCCAACGATTCCCAG CTTGAGGAAGGAGGAAGGCAAGGGGGGAATTTGAGGTTGTTTCCACCTGCGGATCGTCCAACATTGGAGTTTCACCTCCACACTATGATGCAGGAAATAGCGGCATCACTGCTTATGGAATTTGAGAAATGGGTGCTACAGGCGGAGTCTTCTGGAACCATTCTCAAGACACCACTGGATTCTCAAGCCGGTCTCAGCTCAGAGGAG GTTATCAAGGCCAAAAAGCGGAGACTTGGACGTGCACAGAAGACAATCGGTGACTACTGCTTGCTGGCTGGATCCCCAGTTGATGCTAATGCTCATTATTCTACGGCATTGGAACTTTGTAGGTTGACTGGGGATTACTTCTGGTATGCTGGAGCATTGGAGGGTAGCGTTTGTGCCTTGCTG ATTGACCGTATGGGCCAGAAAGATTCAGTGGTTGAGGAGGAAGTTAGATATCGTTATAATAGTGTCATCTTGAATTACAAGAAGTCACAAGATAATACTCAACG AGTTTCTCCCATAACTTTTGAACTTGAAGCTACTTTGAAATTAGCAAGGTTCCTTTGCAG GAGAGAGTTGGCCAAGGAGGTGGTTGAGTTGTTGACCACTGCTGCCGATGGTGCTAAATCTTTAATTGATGCAAGTGATAGACTTGTATTATATATTGAAATTGCTCGTTTGTATGGTAATCTTGGGTACCAGAGAAAAGCTGCTTTCTTTTCTAGGCAGGTTGCTCAGTTATATCTTCAGCAAGAAAATCGATTGGCTGCAATTAGTGCTATGCAAGTTTTGGCAATGACAACAAAAGCGTATCATGTTCAAAGTAGATCCTCAATATCAGATCATTCTCAGAAAAAT AAGGGAAACGGAGATGGTGGGAAAACTTATCACCAATCAGCAGTTTCATTATTCGAGTCTCAATGGAGTACCCTCCAGATGGTTGTGCTGAGAGAAATTCTGCTCTCTGCAGTTCGTGCTGGAGATCCTCTTACAGCATGGAGTGCTGCAGCCCGACTTCTCAGACACTACTATCCTCTAATAACTCCTGCTGGTCAAAATGGCCTTGCAAATGCCCTTTCAAATTCAGCAGATAGGCTGCCACCAGGGACACGATGTGCTGATCCTGCTTTACCTTTTATAAG GTTGCATTCTTTTCCGCTCCTCCCGATACAAATGGACATTGTAAAACGGAATCCATCTAGACCAGACTGGTGGGCAGGTTCTGCTCCTTCAGGTCCATTCATTTATACACCCTTCAGTAAAGGAGATCCAATCAATGTCAAGAAGCAAGAACTTATCTGGGTTGTTGGAGAGCCTATCCAGGTCATGGTGGAATTGGCAAACCCATGTGGCTTTGATTTAAGGGTTGATAGCATATACCTATCTGTTCATTCAGGAAACTTGGATGCTTTTCCCATGAGTGTAAAACTCTTGCCAAATTCATCGAAAGTGATCACCTTATCAGGCATTCCAACATCAGTGGGGCCGGTTACGATTCCTGGGTGCATTGTTCATTGTTTTGGTGTTATTACTGAGCATCTTTTTAAAGAGGTTGACAATCTGCTTCTTGGGGCCACCCAAGGGCTTGTCCTTTCTGACCCTTTCCGATCTTGTGGATCTCCAAAGTTGAAGAATGTAACAGTCCCAAATATTTCTGTAGTTCCACCACTTCCGTTGCTGATATCACGTGTTGTTGGAGGTGATGGTGCCATCATTTTATATGAAGGTGAAATTCGTGATATATGGATAAGTCTGGCTAATGCAGGCACAGTTGCAATTGAGCAGGCGCATATTTCACTGTCAGGGAAAAATCAAGATTCTGTGATTTCATATTCTAGTGAGACTTTAAAATCTTGCCTCCCTCTAAAGCCTGGTGCTGAAGTGACAATTCGTGTGACCTTGCGAGCCTGGCAGGTTGGATCAGTGGATGTTGATGCTGGTGCTGGGAAGGCCGTCTCTGGAAGCAATGTGAGGCACATCAAAGATGGAAGCAGTCCATCACTTATGATCCACTATGCTG GACCACTTCAAACCACTGGAGATACTCCAGCAAATGCATCTACTGTGCCCCCTGGCAGACGCCTTGTTGTTCCCCTGCAGATTTGTGTTTTGCAGGGTTTGTCTTTTGTAAAGGCTCAGCTTCTTTCAATGGAATTTCCTGCCCATGTCGGTGAAAATCTTCCCAAGGTTGATGATCTAGATTCCACAGGACATTTTGACTCTACAACAAACATGGACAAATTGGTGAAGATAAATCCTTCCAGAGGAAGTTGGGGACTGAGATTTCTCGAACTCGAGTTATCTAATCCAACTGACATTGCGTTTGAAATCAATGTCTCCATCAAACTAGACAAATCTAGCAACGAGGGAAATCATTCTGCTGATCAGGATGCTGCTGAACACAGCTATCCTAAGACAAGAATCGATAGGGATTGCTCGGCAAGGGTTCTAGTGCCACTCAAGCATTTCAAATTACCTGTTCTTGATGATTCCTTTTTCATGAGGGACAATCAGGCAGATGGCAGAAGCACACCCTTCTCTCAAAAGAACACAAAAGCCGAGCTCAATGCTTGTATCAAGAGCCTTATCTCCAGGATCAAGGTTCGGTGGCATTCGGGACGCAATAGCTCTGGCGAGTTGAATATCAAGGACGCGATCCAGGCAGCATTGCAGACATCAATCATGGATGTCCTGCTGCCAGATCCACTGACTTTCATGTTCAGGCTCACTGGACATGATGTTGAATCAGAAAAACCTGATCCTGATAAAGAATCTAATATCGTCGAATCTTCTGTTTCCAGAGGTTCAGTGATTGCACATGAAATGACGCCAATGGAGGTTCTGGTTCGTAATAACACAAAGGATatgatcaaaatcaatttcaatatTACATGCAGAGATGTAGCTGGGGAGAATTGTGTCGATGGAACCAAAGCAACTGTTTTATGGACAG GTGTTCTAAGTGACATCAGTGTGGAAATTCCCCCGCTTCAACAAATCAAACATTCTTTCTGCTTGCATTTTCTTGTCCCGGGAGAGTACACACTATTAGCCGCAGCAGTGATTGATAATCCAAGCGACATTCTACGTGCTCGTGCAAAGGCCACCTCACCATCCGAGCCAATTTTCTGCCGGGGACCACCGTATCACGTTCGTGTTCACGGAACTGCTTGA